One genomic window of Capricornis sumatraensis isolate serow.1 chromosome 15, serow.2, whole genome shotgun sequence includes the following:
- the NELFCD gene encoding negative elongation factor C/D produces MAGATPGAIMDEDYFGNAAEWGDEAEGGQEDDYGEGEDDAEVQQECLHKFSTRDYIMEPSIFNTLKRYFQAGGSPENVIQLLSENYTAVAQTVNLLAEWLIQTGVEPVQVQETVENHLKSLLIKHFDPRKADSIFTEEGETPAWLEQMIAHTTWRDLFYKLAEAHPDCLMLNFTVKLISDAGYQGEITSVSTACQQLEVFSRVLRTSLATILDGGEENLEKNLPEFAKMVCHGEHTYLFAQALMSVLAQEEQGGSAVRRIAQEVQRFAQERGHDASQITLALGTAASYPRACQALGAMLSKGALNPADITVLFKMFTSMDPPPVELIRVPAFLDLFMQSLFKPGARINQDHKHKYIHILAYAASVVETWKKNKRVSINKDELKSTSKAVETVHNLCCNENKGASELVAELSTLYQCIRFPVVAMGVLKWVDWTVSEPRYFQLQTDHTPVHLALLDEISTCHQLLHPQVLQLLVKLFETEHSQLDVMEQLELKKTLLDRMVHLLSRGYVLPVVSYIRKCLEKLDTDISLIRHFVTEVLDVIAPPYTSDFVQLFLPILENDSIAGTIKTEGEHDPVTEFIAHCKSNFILVN; encoded by the exons ATGGCGGGGGCCACGCCGGGCGCCATCATGGACGAGGACTACTTCGGGAACGCGGCCGAGTGGGGCGACGAGGCGGAAGGCGGCCAG GAGGATGACTATGGAGAGGGAGAAGACGACGCTGAGGTCCAGCAGGAGTGCCTACATAAATTTTCTACCCGGGATTATATAATGGAGCCCTCCATCTTTAACACTTTGAAGAG GTATTTTCAGGCAGGAGGATCTCCAGAAAACGTTATCCAGCTCTTGTCAGAGAACTACACGGCTGTGGCGCAGACTGTCAACCTCCTGGCTGAGTGGCTCATCCAGACAG gtgttgagccagtgcaggttcaggaaactgtggaaaatcacCTGAAGAGTTTACTGATCAAACATTTCGACCCCCGCAAAGCAGACTCTATCTTTACTGAAGAAGGAGAG ACCCCTGCTTGGCTTGAACAAATGATTGCACACACCACCTGGAGAGACCTTTTTTACAAGCTGGCTGAAGCCCACCCAGACTGTTTGATGCTTAACTTCACTGTTAAG CTTATTTCTGACGCAGGATACCAAGGGGAGATCACCAGTGTGTCCACAGCCTGCCAGCAGCTGGAGGTGTTTTCTAGAGTGCTCCGTACTTCTCTAGCTACAATTTTGGATGGAGGAGAAGAAAACCTTGAAAAaaatctccctgagtttgca AAGATGGTGTGCCACGGGGAGCACACGTACCTGTTCGCACAGGCCCTGATGTCTGTGCTGgcccaggaggagcaggggggCTCGGCTGTGCGCAGGATTGCACAAGAGGTTCAGCGCTTTGCCCAGGAGAG aggccacGACGCCAGTCAAATCACACTGGCACTGGGCACAGCTGCCTCCTACCCCCGGGCGTGCCAGGCCCTTGGggccatgctgtccaagggagccCTGAACCCGGCCGACATCACAGTCCTGTTCAAGATGTTTACAAGCATGGACCCGCCCCCTGTTGAACTC ATCCGGGTACCCGCCTTCCTGGACCTGTTTATGCAGTCACTCTTTAAACCCGGGGCCAGGATCAACCAGGACCACAAGCACAAGTATATCCACATTTTGGCCTATGCAGCAAGCGTGGTGGAGACCTGGAAGAAG AACAAGCGTGTCAGCATCAATAAAGACGAGCTGAAGTCCACGTCAAAAGCTGTTGAGACTGTTCACAACCTGTGTTGCAATGAGAACAAGGGGGCGTCGGAGCTCGTGGCTGAGCTGAGCACCCTCTATCAGTGTATCCG GTTTCCAGTGGTGGCCATGGGGGTGCTGAAGTGGGTGGACTGGACTGTGTCGGAGCCGAGGTACTTCCAGCTGCAGACCGACCACACCCCGGTGCACCTGGCACTGCTGGATGAG ATTAGCACCTGCCATCAGCTCCTGCATCCCCAGGTCCTGCAGCTGCTGGTGAAGCTCTTCGAGACAGAGCACTCGCAGCTGGACGTGATGGAGCAG CTTGAGTTGAAGAAGACACTCCTGGACAGGATGGTGCACCTGCTGAGCCGGGGCTATGTGCTTCCCGTGGTCAGTTACATCCGCAAGTGTCTGGAGAAGCTGGACACTGACATTTCCCTCATTCGCCACTTTGTGACCGAG GTGCTGGATGTCATTGCGCCcccctacacctctgactttgtGCAGCTTTTCCTCCCCATCCTGGAGAACGATAGCATTGCTGGCACCATTAAAACCGAAGGTGAACATGACCCCGTGACAGAGTTCATAG CTCACTGCAAGTCTAACTTCATCCTGGTGAACTGA